Below is a genomic region from Anaerolineales bacterium.
CTCTGCCTCGGCAATTTTTAGTTTTTTCATGCATTGAGATTATCACAATTTTCTAATATGCGCAATAACTTAAGTCGCTGTGTATAGCGCATGCCACCGCCATTTGCAGCCCTAAAGTGGATTTTCCGGAACCGGGTGGTCCGCAGATAATAATGTTACCGGTTCCCGGATCCTTCCCGGCCGGCAGCCGGATCCCCGGTTGCCGAAGATACGGCTTATTGATCTCAACCGATTGCTCCAGCAAGTGATCCAAAGGAAAACCCATAACCAAGCCCAATAGATTCCGCCTTTCGTCATGTTCCAATTGTGACGGATTGGGATTTGCGGAGGAGTTGATCATGAATGACCTCGGCGCGAAGGAAAATTTAGGGGTCCTGTAAGCCGGAAATACATCGAATAACCTGCGCCAGGGAGAAGAATGCGCACCCCCGGCCGCGAGCATTAACCCGCCACTTCCAAGTCTTTTCGCCGACCCAGAGGAGATTCGTCCAAGGGAAAATCCTCGATTGTTCCGGATCTTCCCGCCGGATGCTTGCTTCCACCAACCTAGCGGTCAAACCGGGAATCCGTCTGACTGCCATCCGTACTCTTCCGACATCGTGAAAGCCCATATGCGAAGCCAGTTCGTCGTAGGTGAATTCGGAAGCGCCAATTACCCGCCGGCTGAGATCCCACATCGCTCCGGCCACTTCCGTCAAATAATCGATATAAAAACGAGGCTCGTAAGACTCGCGCCAGTCGGGCGTATAGAGCCTTTCTTCGTGATCGATCAACCAGGACGCGAGCGGAAGATCCACGGCGGCCAGATGCTCGCGGATGTTTCCCAATGCCTCCCGATTGGATCGCAAATCCCCGAGAACAATCGCCACCAACGTGCGATTCGACCAGCGTTCGGGCTGCTTGGTCTTTATCTTAATAATATTCCATGCCAACAATTGCTCCGTAAGATCAAAAGGACCGCTGTGTTCCAACTCCCCGAAGGTTTTCTGCAGTCTCCTTTTTATTATCCCTAATTTACTTGCTTGATTGACATCCTCTCTCGTCTTTCCATGCTCTGGACCAAATGGAGTGAAAACATCGGCGAGTCTTCTCGTATATTCCCCCTCAGGGATATCCGTTTTGCCGTCGGCGAGATTCTCCGCCAACCTTTCGCCGGGAATAGAGCGCAACGCTTTTTCCATCTGATGCGCCCACCACTTCCAATCCTCGTTTTTTTCCTCTATGTAAAACAACTGGTCCTGGTTATTCCTTGGTGCCTCTCCTTGAACACCTTCTTTTACTGTCGCCGGCCCAACCGGGTTCTCGCGTTGGCGGTCCTGGTTCGAATTCTCCTTTGTTCCATTTCCTTCTTTTGGATTTTCGAGAATAAGGACCGTACGTACAAGCCGGGCCGCCGGATCGGCAAAGACCCCCTGAACGATGTTCCGGAAGTTCCCTGGAATGCTTTTGGTCTTCCGTAAATAATCCGGAATCACGCGGGTTTGGGCGCAATCCATATGATCCGCCAACGTAAGCAAGGCAGCAATCATTCTTTGGCGGACCTCTCCGTAGGGATCGATAACCACGTCGCGAAGGTGGGCCCCGCAAGAGTCATCCTTTTTCCTTCCGGGCTTTTCGGTATGGCAGGCGCAAATATTCCCAAGGCTGCGAGCTACTTCGCGGTTGCGAATGCCCAGGGCATCGTGGTTTCCGATCAGGTATTGCCGCGTCTCTTCCCCATGGTC
It encodes:
- a CDS encoding HD domain-containing protein, with the translated sequence MAEPFIPLGEKLRQASPDLADELDMQWKIANNEWLPAMPSSGDSSNSAPHIRNITQHLNELLATLTRHNPKASVLHMRPIEIYLLLASALFHDIGQISMFPGDHGEETRQYLIGNHDALGIRNREVARSLGNICACHTEKPGRKKDDSCGAHLRDVVIDPYGEVRQRMIAALLTLADHMDCAQTRVIPDYLRKTKSIPGNFRNIVQGVFADPAARLVRTVLILENPKEGNGTKENSNQDRQRENPVGPATVKEGVQGEAPRNNQDQLFYIEEKNEDWKWWAHQMEKALRSIPGERLAENLADGKTDIPEGEYTRRLADVFTPFGPEHGKTREDVNQASKLGIIKRRLQKTFGELEHSGPFDLTEQLLAWNIIKIKTKQPERWSNRTLVAIVLGDLRSNREALGNIREHLAAVDLPLASWLIDHEERLYTPDWRESYEPRFYIDYLTEVAGAMWDLSRRVIGASEFTYDELASHMGFHDVGRVRMAVRRIPGLTARLVEASIRREDPEQSRIFPWTNLLWVGEKTWKWRVNARGRGCAFFSLAQVIRCISGLQDP